A genomic segment from Leopardus geoffroyi isolate Oge1 chromosome A2, O.geoffroyi_Oge1_pat1.0, whole genome shotgun sequence encodes:
- the LOC123604915 gene encoding olfactory receptor 7A17-like, which yields MYLITVFGNLLIILAVSSDAHLHTPMYFFLANLSFIDFCFTSTTVPKMLWNIQTQTKVITYAGCITQMNFFITFAGMDDFLLSVMAYDRFVAICHPLHYTVIMNPRLCGLLVLVSWLSVVSLFYCASLGVYLSSAATQSSHSIATASVMYTVVTPMLNPFIYSLRNRDIKRALKKIFVIQFDKNQSSWGHDHD from the exons ATGTACCTGATCACTGTGTTTGGAAACCTGCTCATCATCCTGGCCGTCAGCTCTGACgcccacctccacacccccatgtacttcttcctggccaACCTGTCCTTTATAGACTTCTGCTTCACCTCCACCACTGTCCCAAAGATGCTCTGGAACATCCAGACCCAGACCAAAGTCATAACCTATGCAGGCTGCATCACACAAATGAACTTTTTCATAACATTTGCAGGGATGGACGACTTTCTCCTGAGTGTGATGGCCTATGACAGGTTTGTGGCCATCTGTCACCCCCTGCACTACACGGTCATCATGAACCCCCGGCTCTGTGGACTCCTGGTTCTGGTGTCCTGG CTGTCGGTTGTCTCCTTATTTTATTGTGCAAGCCTAGGAGTGTACCTTAGCTCTGCTGCTACCCAGAGCTCCCACTCAATTGCCACAGCCTCGGTGATGTACACGGTGGTCACAcccatgctgaaccccttcatctacagcctgaggaacagAGACATAAAGAGGGctctgaaaaaaatctttgtgatccAGTTTGATAAGAACCAATCATCCTGGGGACATGACCATGATTGA